A single region of the Massilia sp. erpn genome encodes:
- a CDS encoding non-ribosomal peptide synthetase, with product MSDVATRRIAEKFAQLSAGQRRAVYQRLRADGMSIGQFPILKRDGSAAQACSLSYAQARQWFLWQLDPSSTAYHIAGALALKGELNAAAVHSAFSALVARHEALRTVFQPGSDGLAEQAILPQLELDIELADLSALPEDEREARVRQEAMRISQQSFDLTQGPLLRVGLIKSAADAHVLVVVMHHIISDGWSMQIIVDEFAALYRAAVQEGAAALAELPIQYADYAIWQRSWMEAGEQERQLAYWTEQLGTEQAVLQLPADRLRRADGVYRAARHSVTLPSELASNLRKRAQTQGATLFMALLSGFQALLNRYTGQADVRIGVPIANRHRVESERVIGFFVNTQVLRNRLHGRISLEQALAQTREAALGAQEHQDLPYEQLVEALQPERSLSGNPLFQVMFNHQRTDYHALQQLPGLELNDYALDRQQAQFELTLDTREDENGVLIATFSYAAELFDEATIARFAQHYQVILQALSDNPEQLLGDVELLDEAQHAQLQQWGDNRAHHDGEQPVHRLFEKLADSQPESCALLFGEASLSYGELNARANRLAHHLIQLGVRPESKVGIALERSFEMVVGLLAILKAGGAYVPLDPEYPAERLRYMVEDSGINLLLTHSQLLPQFRHDGVAALALDQLELGGQPEHNPAPALNGENLAYVIYTSGSTGRPKGAANRHRSLYNRLAWMQQAYRLTPADTVLQKTPFSFDVSVWEFFWPLMMGARLAIAAPGEHREPARLRELICRHQVTTLHFVPSMLQAFLAHEGVADCRSLARIVCSGEALPAEAQNGVFKLLPQAALYNLYGPTEAAIDVTHWTCRADGSSQVPIGQPISQTKTYVLDGELNLVPAGVAGELYLGGIGLARGYLERPALTSERFVADPFDPLGGRLYRTGDLVRWNGEGQLEYLGRLDHQVKIRGLRIELGEIEAQLLAQPELREAVVMAREGAAGTRLVAYVSPQTGVDCEASLLRERLAQLLPDYMVPSAIVVLEALPLNANGKVDRKALPEPDFSSAAYEAPQGQIEEKLAALWSELLGVEKIGREDNFFELGGHSLLALKLLERMRGQGLPAQVRNLFQYPQLAAFAKVLEQDASVYGRVAVPPNGIPKGCSALTPEMVTLASLNAEQIAIIESAVPGGAANIQDIYPLAPLQEGILFHHVLQSEGDAYVTPQMLSFDSEQRLSRFVESLNQVIARHDILRTAVLWEGLKEPLQIVWRDARLQTEWLDVGTDDAATVLTAAVNPAHYRIDVRQAPMIRALATRDHASGRYLLQLPSHHLVVDHTTLELLVEEIGMIQQGGALPPAVPFRDFVAQARFGVSQEEQETFFSQMLGDVEEPTAPFNLIDVQGNGSAVEQARLELAPSLSARLRQAAQSQGVSAATLFHLAWAVVLAKASGKDDVVFGTVLFGRMQGGEDVSRALGLFINTLPLRIRLGTQDVVQCLRQTHAALTGLLHHEHASLSLAQRCSGLPGGTPLFSALLNYRYGSKPSNDAGVWEGVELLGGEERSNYPLSMSVDDMDGDFALVAQVPPAIGALRLCEMMQEASVALVEALVSQPGTLACELPVMSGMEMALLRQWSANRRCHADVAPLHRLFERQAALQPQAQALLFGEQVLSYAELNAKANRLAHRLLAHGLRPEDKIGVCIERSIDMVAALLAILKIGAAYVPLDPEYPPERLQYMAEDSAISLLLSHAALQGIAPGLAPERVLLLDQIDLSAESVENPDIPVHGENLAYVIYTSGSTGMPKGAANRHHAVASCMLWMQDTYHLNADDTVLHKAPFGFDVSVWELFWPLTSGARLALALPGDQRDPARLVALIQQHQVTTVNFVPAMLQAFLAHEGIEASTRLKHIICGGEAMPAETQKETFRRLRQAGLHNLYGPTETAIHVTNWACRDDGQNQVPIGRPISDTRTYVLDAGLNLTPAGVAGELYLGGVSLGRGYLDRPSLSAERFVADPFDPHGGRLYRTGDLVRWNEEGQLEYLGRIDHQVKIRGFRVELGEVEAQLLAQPEVREVVVVAKQGPGGTLLVAYLSEHEGQNVEAAVLRERLRRTLPEHMVPGAIMVMPSLPLNANGKVDRKALPEPELAARSYEAPQGALEETLAAIWSDVLGLAQVGRQDNFFELGGDSILSLQIVARARRSGWDLNPKLMFERPTIADLACALRPLEAVAQAAPQQTRGRLSDYLNGAALAALSLDPADIEDVYPLSPLQEGMLFLSLEAPGSGLYMNQLSVAVSGLNAARLAQAWHVMVQRHAVLRTGFAWQAGADMALQMVWREADAFVETLDWRGHGDIEASLGELRSAELLRITDFSRPALARLFLLRVGENEHRLLLSMHHILLDGWSQSRLLGELLQTYGGQTLEPVQAHYGDYIRWLKRQPGEAAEEYWRGQLQHLDGPSLLASRRREETGYGKIYLRWDAAQTRVLSDNAKSQHVTVNTVVQAAWATLLQRHLGKDTVCFGATVAGRPSDLAGAEEMVGLFINTIPVLAARQPQLPVGEFLRRLQTANLDARQYEHTPLAQIQRWGGSSGQALFDSIIVFENYPMHKALSEPLAHGLSFGDVGSEGLTGYAMDLQVTLEGALEIEFCYARASFGEDEVLALRAEMDELLQAMSSTPELPMGELKRLKAPAAEAVLALGQTGFSQRPAWVHQQIEEQAQLRPDAVALRMGDQVLSFAELNARANRLAHWLLGQGLKPEDRVAVLLPRSTDMIVTLLAILKTGAGYVPLDAEYPLERLRYIIGDCAPALLIGSGAYQHNLPCPTAWLEQLQLEGGNAANPGIALGEQQLAYVIYTSGSTGQPKGVAVAHGPLAMHCAATNEIYATQPDSCELLFMSFSFDGAHERWISALTAGASVAIRDPEVWTAEQASDALHRYSVSTVAFPPAYLSQLADWAGIAGNPPPVELYVFGGEAMPKAGFEQVRRHLRPQRLINGYGPTETVVTPLIWQARGDDSFACAYAPIGRPVGERTAYVLDADMQLVPHGAVGELYIGGYGLARGYIGRSDLTAERFVADPFSATGGRLYRTGDLVRWLDDGNAEYIGRADHQVKIRGFRIELGEIEAQLRKVAGVSDVAVLAAAGEGGASLQAYLASDAPAQEVMQMARMAVADTLPDFMQPSAYAVLPRLPRLPTGKLDRHSLPPIQAESARQYRAPSTPEAQLMAGLWQEVLGVERVGETDNFFELGGDSLLCLKLISRLRALKDARFNFKLRDLTQKPTIAQLLGLEAEEQAAQSGVTLLNREGSEPVFCLHAGFGTIFDYQPLARRLDGVATVYGIACRMLADSAHVDASLEQMARDYASMIRQTQAAGPYRLLGWSLGGTLAAMVAALLEAEGQAVSFAGLVDPFIPGTEQAAMPPWQQDFSDFLTQVLPGVTLDALPPVPGPELEVLLSQALAGNRSVYGAMGAAELLRGFEVARHLKALSIEAGPLNKLACQPHYWWAEGRDAGQKTELLRQTGAQGTASEIAAGHYTITRSEQWLEQAVRLGEGVLQG from the coding sequence ATGAGTGACGTCGCAACGCGCCGTATTGCGGAGAAATTTGCGCAACTGTCCGCCGGGCAGCGCCGTGCGGTGTACCAGCGCCTGAGAGCGGACGGCATGAGTATCGGCCAGTTTCCGATTCTGAAGCGCGACGGATCGGCAGCGCAGGCCTGTTCCTTGTCATACGCCCAGGCGCGCCAATGGTTCCTATGGCAGCTGGATCCATCCAGCACGGCCTACCATATCGCCGGCGCACTTGCGTTAAAGGGAGAGTTGAATGCTGCTGCCGTGCACAGCGCATTTTCCGCGCTGGTGGCGCGCCACGAAGCCTTGCGCACAGTATTCCAGCCAGGCAGCGATGGCCTGGCCGAGCAAGCTATCCTGCCGCAGCTGGAGCTGGATATTGAGCTGGCCGATCTGAGTGCACTGCCGGAAGACGAACGCGAAGCGCGCGTACGGCAGGAAGCCATGCGCATCAGCCAGCAGAGCTTCGACCTGACCCAAGGCCCGCTGCTGCGGGTCGGCCTGATCAAGTCCGCCGCCGATGCGCATGTGCTGGTGGTGGTCATGCACCATATCATTTCCGATGGCTGGTCGATGCAGATCATCGTCGACGAATTCGCCGCGCTGTACCGCGCTGCCGTGCAAGAGGGCGCCGCAGCGCTGGCTGAGTTGCCGATCCAGTACGCGGACTACGCCATATGGCAGCGTAGCTGGATGGAAGCAGGGGAGCAGGAGCGCCAGCTCGCCTATTGGACAGAGCAATTGGGGACGGAGCAGGCGGTCCTGCAATTGCCGGCCGATCGGCTGCGCCGCGCCGATGGCGTCTACCGCGCCGCGCGCCACAGCGTCACGCTGCCTTCCGAGCTGGCATCCAATCTGCGGAAACGCGCGCAAACGCAGGGTGCGACCCTGTTCATGGCTTTGCTGTCCGGCTTCCAGGCTTTGCTGAACCGCTATACAGGACAGGCTGATGTCCGCATCGGCGTGCCGATCGCCAACCGCCATCGCGTGGAAAGCGAACGCGTGATCGGCTTCTTCGTCAATACGCAGGTGCTGCGCAACCGGCTGCATGGCCGTATCAGCCTGGAGCAGGCGCTGGCGCAAACGCGCGAAGCCGCCCTGGGTGCGCAGGAGCATCAGGATCTGCCGTATGAGCAGTTGGTGGAGGCGTTGCAGCCGGAGCGCAGCTTGAGCGGCAATCCGCTGTTCCAGGTGATGTTCAATCATCAACGTACCGACTACCATGCCTTGCAGCAGTTGCCGGGGCTGGAGCTGAACGACTATGCGTTGGATCGCCAACAGGCGCAGTTTGAGCTGACGCTGGATACGCGGGAAGATGAAAACGGGGTGCTGATCGCCACCTTCAGCTATGCTGCCGAGCTATTCGACGAGGCAACCATCGCGCGCTTTGCGCAGCATTACCAGGTGATTCTGCAAGCCCTGAGCGACAATCCGGAGCAATTGCTGGGCGATGTCGAGCTGCTGGATGAGGCGCAGCATGCCCAGTTGCAGCAATGGGGCGACAACCGCGCACACCATGATGGTGAACAGCCGGTGCATCGCCTGTTTGAAAAGCTGGCCGATAGCCAGCCGGAATCCTGCGCACTGCTGTTTGGCGAGGCATCGTTGAGCTATGGCGAGCTGAATGCTCGTGCCAACCGCTTGGCCCATCATCTGATCCAGCTTGGCGTGCGGCCGGAGAGCAAGGTCGGCATCGCGCTGGAACGTTCCTTCGAGATGGTGGTCGGCCTGCTGGCTATCCTCAAGGCGGGCGGCGCCTACGTGCCGCTCGATCCCGAGTATCCGGCCGAACGCCTGCGCTATATGGTCGAAGACAGCGGCATCAACCTGCTGCTGACGCATAGCCAGCTGCTGCCGCAGTTCCGCCACGACGGTGTGGCCGCGCTGGCCCTCGATCAATTGGAGCTGGGCGGCCAGCCGGAACATAATCCGGCCCCCGCGCTGAATGGCGAGAATCTGGCCTATGTGATCTACACCTCCGGTTCGACCGGCAGACCAAAAGGTGCGGCCAACCGCCATCGCTCCTTGTACAACCGGCTGGCGTGGATGCAGCAGGCTTACCGGCTGACGCCTGCCGACACGGTGCTGCAAAAGACCCCGTTCAGCTTCGATGTCTCGGTGTGGGAATTCTTCTGGCCCCTGATGATGGGCGCGCGGCTGGCGATTGCCGCGCCGGGCGAGCATCGTGAACCGGCACGCTTGCGCGAGCTGATTTGCCGGCACCAGGTCACGACCCTGCATTTCGTGCCGTCGATGCTGCAAGCCTTCCTGGCGCATGAAGGTGTGGCGGACTGCCGCAGCCTGGCGCGCATTGTCTGCAGCGGCGAGGCACTGCCTGCCGAGGCGCAGAACGGCGTCTTCAAGCTCCTGCCACAGGCGGCACTCTACAACCTGTATGGCCCGACCGAAGCGGCCATCGACGTGACCCACTGGACTTGCCGCGCCGATGGGAGCAGCCAGGTGCCGATCGGCCAGCCGATCAGTCAGACCAAAACCTATGTGCTGGATGGCGAGCTGAATCTGGTGCCGGCCGGTGTGGCGGGCGAGCTGTATCTGGGCGGGATCGGCCTGGCGCGCGGCTATCTGGAGCGTCCCGCGCTGACTTCGGAGCGTTTCGTGGCCGATCCTTTCGACCCGCTGGGCGGACGCTTGTACCGTACCGGTGACCTGGTGCGCTGGAATGGCGAAGGCCAGCTGGAATATCTGGGCCGCCTTGACCATCAGGTGAAGATACGCGGCCTGCGCATCGAACTGGGCGAGATCGAAGCGCAGTTGCTGGCGCAGCCGGAGCTGCGCGAGGCGGTGGTGATGGCGCGCGAAGGCGCGGCCGGAACGCGGTTGGTGGCCTATGTTTCGCCGCAGACTGGCGTGGACTGCGAAGCGAGCCTGCTGCGCGAGCGTCTGGCGCAGCTGCTGCCGGACTATATGGTGCCAAGCGCCATCGTGGTGCTGGAGGCACTGCCGCTCAACGCCAATGGCAAGGTGGATCGCAAGGCCTTGCCGGAGCCGGATTTCAGCTCGGCCGCATACGAGGCGCCGCAAGGCCAGATCGAAGAGAAACTGGCGGCACTCTGGTCCGAGCTGCTGGGTGTGGAAAAAATTGGCCGCGAGGACAACTTCTTCGAACTCGGCGGCCATTCCCTGTTGGCTCTGAAACTGCTGGAGCGCATGCGCGGCCAAGGCCTGCCGGCCCAGGTACGCAATCTGTTCCAGTACCCGCAACTGGCTGCGTTTGCCAAGGTGCTGGAGCAGGACGCCTCGGTATATGGACGGGTGGCCGTGCCGCCGAACGGGATTCCGAAGGGCTGCAGCGCGCTGACGCCGGAAATGGTGACGCTGGCTTCCCTCAACGCCGAGCAGATCGCCATCATCGAATCCGCGGTTCCGGGCGGCGCTGCCAATATCCAGGATATTTACCCGCTTGCCCCGCTGCAGGAAGGCATACTCTTCCACCATGTGCTGCAAAGCGAGGGAGATGCCTATGTCACGCCGCAGATGCTCAGCTTCGACAGCGAGCAGCGTTTATCGCGTTTCGTCGAGAGCCTGAATCAGGTTATCGCGCGCCACGATATTCTGCGCACGGCCGTGTTGTGGGAAGGTTTGAAGGAACCGCTGCAAATCGTATGGCGCGATGCGCGCCTGCAAACGGAGTGGCTGGATGTCGGGACTGACGATGCTGCCACCGTGCTGACCGCAGCCGTCAATCCGGCACACTACCGCATCGATGTGCGCCAGGCGCCGATGATACGGGCGCTGGCCACGCGTGACCACGCTAGCGGACGCTATCTGCTGCAATTGCCCAGCCATCATCTGGTGGTGGACCATACCACGCTGGAACTGCTGGTGGAAGAAATCGGCATGATCCAGCAGGGTGGGGCATTGCCGCCCGCAGTGCCGTTCCGCGATTTTGTGGCGCAAGCCCGCTTCGGCGTCAGCCAGGAAGAGCAGGAAACCTTCTTCAGCCAGATGCTGGGCGATGTCGAAGAACCAACGGCGCCATTCAACCTGATCGATGTTCAGGGCAATGGCAGCGCGGTCGAACAGGCCAGGCTGGAATTGGCGCCGTCCCTGTCCGCCCGCTTGCGCCAGGCGGCGCAGAGCCAGGGCGTGAGCGCCGCGACGCTCTTCCATCTGGCCTGGGCTGTGGTCCTGGCCAAGGCTTCAGGGAAGGATGATGTGGTCTTCGGCACGGTGCTGTTTGGCCGCATGCAGGGCGGTGAAGATGTGAGCCGCGCGCTTGGCCTGTTTATCAACACTCTGCCCCTGCGTATCCGCCTTGGAACGCAGGATGTGGTGCAATGCCTGCGCCAGACCCATGCCGCGCTGACCGGATTGCTGCATCACGAGCATGCCAGCCTGTCGCTGGCGCAGCGCTGCAGTGGCCTGCCGGGTGGCACGCCGCTGTTCTCTGCGCTCTTGAACTACCGCTATGGCAGCAAGCCGTCCAATGACGCTGGCGTATGGGAAGGCGTGGAACTGCTGGGTGGCGAAGAACGCAGCAATTATCCGCTTTCCATGTCGGTGGACGATATGGATGGCGACTTTGCACTGGTGGCTCAGGTACCGCCAGCCATTGGCGCATTGCGCCTATGCGAAATGATGCAGGAAGCTTCCGTCGCGCTGGTGGAGGCGCTGGTGTCGCAGCCCGGAACGCTGGCTTGCGAGTTGCCCGTGATGAGTGGGATGGAGATGGCGCTGCTGCGTCAATGGAGCGCGAATCGCCGCTGCCATGCCGACGTGGCGCCGCTGCATCGGTTGTTCGAACGCCAGGCGGCCTTGCAGCCGCAAGCCCAGGCCTTGCTGTTCGGCGAGCAGGTTTTGAGTTATGCGGAACTGAACGCCAAGGCCAACCGCTTGGCGCATCGCTTGCTGGCCCATGGCTTGAGACCTGAGGACAAGATTGGTGTCTGCATCGAGCGCTCCATCGATATGGTGGCGGCCTTACTGGCCATCCTGAAAATCGGCGCAGCCTATGTGCCGCTGGACCCGGAGTATCCGCCTGAGCGTCTGCAATATATGGCTGAAGACAGCGCGATCAGCCTTCTGTTAAGCCATGCTGCCTTGCAGGGTATCGCTCCGGGTCTCGCGCCGGAACGCGTGCTGCTGCTGGACCAGATCGATCTGAGCGCTGAGAGCGTGGAGAATCCGGACATCCCCGTCCACGGCGAAAATCTGGCCTATGTGATCTACACCTCCGGCTCGACCGGCATGCCCAAGGGCGCGGCCAACCGCCACCATGCCGTGGCGAGCTGCATGTTGTGGATGCAGGATACATATCATTTGAATGCGGATGATACGGTGCTGCACAAGGCGCCGTTCGGCTTCGACGTGTCGGTCTGGGAGCTGTTCTGGCCTTTGACTTCCGGCGCGCGCCTGGCTCTGGCTTTGCCGGGCGACCAGCGCGATCCGGCCCGCCTGGTTGCGCTGATACAGCAGCACCAGGTCACCACGGTGAATTTTGTGCCAGCCATGCTGCAGGCCTTCCTTGCGCACGAGGGCATTGAGGCCAGCACGCGCCTGAAGCACATCATCTGCGGCGGTGAGGCCATGCCGGCGGAAACGCAGAAAGAGACTTTCCGGCGTCTGCGCCAGGCTGGCCTGCACAATCTCTACGGCCCGACGGAAACCGCCATCCACGTCACCAACTGGGCCTGCCGCGACGATGGACAGAACCAGGTGCCGATCGGCCGCCCGATCAGCGATACCCGCACCTATGTGCTGGATGCTGGACTGAATCTGACGCCAGCCGGCGTGGCGGGCGAGCTGTATCTGGGCGGCGTAAGCTTGGGGCGCGGTTACCTCGACCGCCCCAGCCTGAGCGCGGAACGCTTTGTGGCCGATCCTTTCGATCCGCACGGCGGCCGCTTGTACCGCACCGGGGATCTGGTACGCTGGAACGAAGAAGGACAGCTTGAATACCTGGGCCGGATCGACCATCAGGTGAAAATTCGCGGTTTCCGCGTCGAATTGGGTGAGGTTGAGGCGCAGCTGCTGGCCCAGCCCGAGGTGCGGGAAGTGGTGGTGGTGGCCAAACAGGGTCCGGGTGGCACGCTGCTGGTGGCTTATCTGTCCGAACACGAGGGGCAGAACGTTGAAGCGGCGGTGCTGCGCGAACGGCTGCGCCGCACGCTGCCCGAACATATGGTGCCGGGCGCGATCATGGTCATGCCAAGTCTGCCGCTGAACGCCAACGGCAAGGTGGACCGCAAGGCGCTGCCGGAGCCGGAACTGGCGGCCCGCAGCTACGAAGCGCCGCAAGGCGCACTGGAAGAAACCCTGGCCGCTATCTGGTCCGATGTGCTGGGACTGGCCCAGGTGGGACGGCAGGACAATTTCTTTGAACTGGGCGGTGATTCGATCCTGAGTCTGCAAATCGTTGCGCGTGCGCGGCGCTCGGGCTGGGATTTGAATCCCAAACTGATGTTCGAGCGTCCGACGATTGCCGATCTGGCTTGCGCACTGCGCCCGCTGGAAGCCGTGGCGCAAGCCGCGCCGCAGCAGACTCGCGGCCGTTTAAGCGACTATCTGAACGGGGCGGCGTTGGCCGCCTTGTCTCTCGACCCGGCCGATATTGAGGATGTGTATCCCTTGTCGCCGCTGCAGGAAGGCATGCTGTTCCTGTCGCTGGAAGCGCCGGGCAGCGGCCTGTATATGAATCAGCTCAGCGTCGCAGTAAGCGGCTTGAACGCGGCGCGATTGGCGCAGGCCTGGCATGTTATGGTGCAGCGCCACGCGGTATTGCGTACCGGTTTCGCATGGCAGGCCGGCGCCGACATGGCCTTGCAAATGGTCTGGCGCGAGGCGGATGCTTTTGTCGAGACACTGGATTGGCGCGGCCACGGCGATATCGAGGCAAGCCTGGGCGAGCTGCGTTCGGCCGAACTGCTGCGTATCACCGATTTCTCGCGTCCGGCGCTGGCGCGTCTGTTCCTGCTGCGCGTGGGCGAGAACGAACACCGCCTGCTGTTAAGCATGCACCATATTTTGCTGGATGGCTGGAGCCAGTCACGCCTGCTTGGCGAGCTGCTGCAAACCTACGGCGGCCAGACGCTGGAGCCGGTGCAGGCCCATTACGGCGACTACATCCGCTGGCTCAAGCGCCAGCCCGGCGAGGCGGCGGAGGAATACTGGCGCGGCCAGTTGCAGCACCTGGACGGCCCAAGCTTGCTGGCAAGCCGCCGCCGCGAGGAAACGGGTTACGGCAAAATCTATCTGCGCTGGGATGCGGCGCAAACCCGCGTTCTGTCCGATAACGCCAAAAGCCAGCATGTGACGGTGAATACGGTGGTGCAGGCGGCGTGGGCGACCCTGCTGCAGCGCCATCTGGGGAAAGATACCGTTTGCTTCGGCGCGACCGTGGCCGGACGTCCGTCCGACCTGGCCGGCGCGGAGGAAATGGTCGGCTTGTTCATCAACACCATTCCAGTGTTGGCCGCGCGCCAGCCGCAGCTGCCTGTAGGCGAGTTCCTGCGCCGCCTACAGACGGCCAATCTGGATGCGCGCCAATATGAGCATACGCCGCTGGCGCAGATCCAGCGCTGGGGCGGCAGCAGTGGCCAGGCGCTGTTCGACAGCATCATCGTGTTCGAGAATTATCCAATGCATAAGGCCTTGAGCGAGCCGCTGGCGCATGGCCTGAGTTTCGGCGACGTGGGCAGCGAAGGCCTGACCGGCTATGCGATGGACTTGCAGGTCACGCTGGAAGGGGCGCTGGAAATCGAATTCTGCTACGCGCGTGCCAGCTTTGGCGAGGACGAGGTACTGGCCTTGCGCGCGGAAATGGACGAGCTGCTGCAGGCCATGAGTTCCACGCCCGAGCTGCCGATGGGCGAACTGAAACGGCTCAAGGCGCCGGCGGCGGAAGCTGTTCTGGCGCTGGGCCAGACCGGTTTCAGCCAGCGCCCGGCTTGGGTGCATCAGCAGATCGAAGAGCAGGCGCAGTTGCGTCCAGATGCGGTGGCGTTGCGGATGGGCGATCAAGTCCTCAGCTTTGCCGAGTTGAATGCGCGCGCCAACCGCCTGGCGCACTGGCTGCTGGGCCAGGGGTTGAAGCCGGAAGACCGCGTGGCGGTGCTGCTGCCGCGTTCCACCGATATGATCGTAACGCTGCTGGCGATTTTGAAGACGGGCGCAGGCTATGTGCCGCTGGATGCCGAATATCCGTTGGAGCGTCTGCGCTACATCATTGGCGACTGCGCGCCGGCGCTGCTGATCGGCAGCGGTGCGTACCAGCATAATTTGCCTTGCCCAACGGCCTGGCTGGAGCAGTTGCAGCTCGAAGGCGGCAATGCGGCCAATCCCGGCATTGCCCTCGGCGAGCAGCAACTGGCATATGTGATCTACACCTCGGGATCGACCGGCCAGCCGAAAGGCGTGGCGGTGGCGCATGGTCCGCTGGCCATGCATTGCGCGGCGACCAACGAGATTTACGCCACGCAGCCCGATTCCTGCGAGCTGCTGTTCATGTCCTTCTCCTTTGACGGGGCGCATGAACGCTGGATCAGCGCCCTGACCGCAGGCGCCTCGGTCGCCATCCGCGATCCGGAAGTCTGGACGGCGGAACAGGCCAGCGATGCGCTGCACCGCTATAGCGTGTCCACCGTGGCGTTCCCGCCTGCGTACCTGAGCCAGTTGGCCGATTGGGCCGGTATTGCCGGCAATCCGCCGCCGGTGGAACTGTATGTCTTTGGCGGCGAAGCCATGCCCAAGGCGGGATTTGAGCAGGTACGCCGCCACCTGCGGCCACAGCGCCTGATCAATGGCTACGGCCCGACCGAAACCGTGGTCACGCCGCTGATCTGGCAAGCGCGCGGCGACGACAGCTTTGCCTGCGCCTATGCGCCGATCGGCCGTCCGGTCGGTGAGCGCACCGCCTATGTGCTGGACGCCGATATGCAGCTGGTACCGCATGGCGCGGTGGGTGAGCTGTATATCGGCGGTTACGGCCTGGCGCGCGGCTATATCGGCCGCAGCGACCTGACAGCGGAGCGTTTTGTGGCCGATCCATTCAGCGCCACGGGCGGACGCCTGTACCGCACCGGGGATCTGGTGCGCTGGCTGGACGACGGCAATGCCGAATATATCGGCCGTGCCGACCATCAGGTCAAGATTCGCGGCTTCCGCATCGAGCTCGGTGAGATCGAGGCGCAGTTGCGCAAGGTGGCTGGCGTGAGTGACGTCGCCGTGCTGGCCGCCGCTGGAGAGGGCGGCGCCAGTCTGCAGGCCTATCTCGCCAGCGATGCGCCAGCCCAGGAGGTCATGCAGATGGCGCGCATGGCGGTGGCCGATACGCTGCCGGACTTCATGCAGCCGTCAGCCTATGCGGTCCTGCCGAGGCTTCCGCGCCTGCCGACCGGCAAGCTGGATCGGCACTCGCTGCCGCCGATCCAGGCTGAAAGCGCGCGCCAGTATCGCGCGCCGTCCACGCCTGAAGCCCAGCTCATGGCCGGCTTGTGGCAGGAGGTGCTGGGCGTCGAGAGGGTGGGCGAAACCGATAATTTCTTCGAACTGGGCGGCGACTCGCTGCTTTGCCTGAAGCTGATTTCGCGTTTGCGCGCCCTGAAAGATGCGCGCTTCAACTTCAAGCTGCGCGATCTGACGCAGAAGCCGACCATTGCGCAACTGCTTGGCTTGGAAGCGGAAGAACAGGCGGCGCAATCCGGCGTCACGCTCCTGAACCGCGAAGGCAGCGAGCCGGTATTCTGCCTGCATGCGGGATTCGGCACCATTTTCGATTACCAGCCGCTGGCCAGAAGGTTGGACGGCGTGGCCACCGTCTACGGCATCGCTTGCCGCATGCTGGCGGACAGCGCCCATGTGGATGCCTCGCTGGAGCAGATGGCGCGCGATTATGCGAGCATGATCCGCCAGACGCAGGCCGCAGGACCATATCGCCTGCTGGGATGGTCGCTCGGCGGCACGCTGGCGGCGATGGTGGCGGCGCTGCTGGAGGCCGAAGGGCAGGCTGTCAGCTTCGCCGGCCTGGTCGATCCCTTCATTCCCGGCACCGAGCAGGCGGCGATGCCGCCATGGCAGCAGGACTTCAGCGATTTCCTGACGCAGGTGCTGCCGGGCGTGACGCTGGATGCCTTGCCACCAGTCCCCGGCCCCGAGCTGGAGGTGTTGCTGTCGCAGGCTTTGGCCGGCAACCGCAGCGTTTATGGCGCAATGGGGGCGGCCGAGCTGCTGCGCGGGTTCGAGGTGGCGCGCCATCTGAAAGCACTGTCGATCGAAGCCGGGCCGCTGAACAAGCTGGCTTGCCAGCCGCATTACTGGTGGGCCGAGGGCCGCGATGCCGGCCAGAAGACGGAGCTGCTGCGTCAGACCGGTGCGCAAGGCACGGCCAGCGAAATCGCGGCGGGGCACTACACCATCACGCGCAGCGAGCAATGGCTGGAACAGGCAGTGCGTCTAGGTGAAGGAGTATTGCAGGGCTAG
- a CDS encoding GNAT family N-acetyltransferase: MIDSQNLLRVEDCAVPLLNQHNAQERSLWLPQAQVMLPLSYRISAGHSHPVRPSQPAGVVYRRYIPWLERTLSFRVADADTDLPHFHRWMNDPHVAEFWEEEGDTDYHRAYLERLGADAHSIPLIACLDERPIGYFEVYWAKEDRISPFCEAADFDRGWHVLIGEADCRGKAFVSAWLPSISHYLFLDDGRTRRLVIEPRSDNQRMRRNLQRSGYDLLHEFDFPHKRAVLGVLPRQRFFEEQFWAPQ, translated from the coding sequence ATGATTGACAGCCAAAACCTGCTCCGCGTGGAAGACTGCGCCGTCCCGCTGCTGAACCAGCATAATGCACAGGAACGCTCGCTTTGGCTGCCGCAGGCACAAGTGATGCTGCCTCTAAGCTACCGCATCAGCGCCGGACATAGCCACCCCGTACGTCCATCACAGCCGGCCGGTGTCGTGTATCGCCGCTATATTCCCTGGCTGGAGCGGACGCTGAGCTTTCGCGTGGCAGACGCTGATACCGACCTGCCCCACTTCCACCGCTGGATGAACGATCCGCATGTGGCCGAATTCTGGGAAGAAGAAGGCGATACGGATTACCACCGCGCCTATCTCGAACGGCTCGGCGCCGATGCGCACAGCATCCCGCTGATCGCCTGCCTGGACGAGCGCCCCATCGGCTACTTTGAGGTCTATTGGGCCAAGGAAGACCGCATTTCGCCCTTTTGCGAAGCGGCCGACTTCGACCGCGGCTGGCATGTGCTGATCGGCGAAGCGGATTGCCGGGGCAAGGCCTTTGTATCGGCCTGGCTGCCTTCGATCTCGCACTACCTCTTCCTGGACGACGGCCGCACGCGCCGGCTGGTCATCGAACCGCGCTCGGACAATCAGCGCATGCGGCGCAATCTGCAGCGCTCCGGCTACGACCTGCTGCACGAGTTCGACTTTCCGCATAAACGCGCCGTGCTGGGCGTGCTGCCACGCCAGCGCTTCTTCGAAGAACAATTCTGGGCGCCGCAATAA